Proteins encoded together in one Oreochromis aureus strain Israel breed Guangdong linkage group 23, ZZ_aureus, whole genome shotgun sequence window:
- the LOC120436261 gene encoding dromaiocalcin-1-like encodes MCACVSYICVHCVAVVNVLPLNACVCVIVQSEHVEIDSVLCGWIGKQVIDIVKEKRSKETKEQVVTEEKKAWEEAVEYCREHHNDLASVASETEMMLIQKELKKHNTTEHVWIGLRFLSRDWLWVDGEELDYEAWVEGGKPLCPHPKMKCAALQVTEGSLGVWEAHDCEERRNFICY; translated from the exons atgtgtgcgtgtgtgtcctatatctgtgtgcactgtgtggctgttgtaaatgtgttgcctttaaacgcatgtgtgtgcgtgatcGTGCAGAGTGAGCATGTAGAAATAGACAGTGTCCTTTGTGGATGGATAGGGAAACAGGTGATCGACatagtgaaagaaaagagaagcaagGAAACCAAAGAGCAAG TGGtgacagaggagaaaaaagctTGGGAGGAAGCAGTGGAGTACTGCAGGGAGCACCATAATGACCTGGCCAGTGTGGCATCAGAGACTGAGATGATGCTGATCCAGAAAGAGCTGAAGAAACATAACACCACTGAACATGTCTGGATTGGCTTGCGCTTCTTGTCCAGAGACTGGCTGTGGGTGGACGGAGAGGAGCTGGACTACGAGGCCTGGGTTGAAGGGGGAAAACCATTGTGTCCGCACCCCAAGATGAAGTGTGCAGCCCTACAGGTGACAGAAGGGAGTCTGGGTGTCTGGGAGGCGCATGATTGTGAGGAGAGACGCAATTTTATTTGCTACTGA